One Oncorhynchus mykiss isolate Arlee chromosome 25, USDA_OmykA_1.1, whole genome shotgun sequence genomic window, AACATAGTCGGCTGTCAATGCCTGGAGTCTTCCTCTGTTGTTAGCACATGATGTGGTAGCCCATAGGTAAATCTGCACCGTTTGCATGCTGGCCATTTCAGGGCCACTTACAGGAGAAGGCTTATTCCCATTCCCAGTAGCCAGGGAATTCCCAAAACAAATCCTgcttttctctctgtttatcctGGTCTGAGGAGTAACTCATCCTTCCCCCAAATCCCTTGTTTTGTTTCTGGCCTTTTGGCAATATTGAAACCCAGGGACTCCCAGGTGAGCACTCCGGTCCGGAAATGTTTACTTTAGAAATCGTTATATGTTCCTAGGAAGGGAAAGGCTCAAATCAAAAAAAGTTGTTTCTTTCTTTCCTAAAAAAACAAACACCATACAGTTCTGAGGTAACGTGATCATTTTGAGGTCATGCAAGgcatgtttgtgtgtacatgagCTCTTGGCCCCTGGCATGTTGAACTTCTCTGACACTTGCAACCAAATATGATTAAGATCTGTGGTTTTGCAATCGAAACCCTCCAGAGGCAGGTATGTGCAGTGCTTAAGGTTGTCAATAGCATGCAGATGATCACACCATAAAGCCCTTGCATTTCTAATACACCGGTAAAGAGGCACTTCTATAGCCAAAACATGCTCATTGTTGCCTTTCTAatatattattgtattatttaaaaaaagaagaggAATTTAATGACTAAATCCTTCACTGTAATGCCACATTCTGAATGGGAAGCCTACCATTTTGACTTGTAATAAAACTATAATGTAAGTTTATTCATGTGTTGTTTCTCCTGGCCCTGTTTGCTGCAGGACTCTGGGACTGGTCCTTCAGAACGAGAGCTTCAACTACCAGCGCTACAATAACTACATCATGGACTCCTGGGCCTACACAGACAGCCTACTCGCATATGACCAGTGCAAGGTAACTGTGCGTCTGTGTGTTATACCACCTGTTTAAGTTCAACTTTGAGTCCTGTGTATAGATATTGTGCTGTATCAGTACTCACGGTTGTTGTTTCACTTTCACAGACACCCAAAGAGCAGAAGATGGTTGCATGCAGCCGAGGCAGTAGTATGTACAAGCCATCAGAGAGGTAAGATTGACTTCTGAGCAATTATTAACACTACCAAGAGTATGGACTTGATTGAGAGAGCCACCTGTCAATCTAGGGAGAGAGGCACTAAAGGGGTGTGCTTATGGCACAGATAAGGGGGTAAAGGGATTTTAAGTGGTTGCCGGGTGGTATTAGGAGTTCCCATGTCATGAAGTCAAGCCCATTGACATGGAGTCAAGCggtagaggcagggcagggcttTGGTGAGGTTAGAGTTGGGTGAGCTGGTGGCTAATCCCCATGTCAAACAGAGCCCCAAGGGATTATGGGCCGTGGTACACCTCCTTCTCAtcattctcctccctcccccgAACAACACTCTGACTCACAAAGGAGGAGAAGCAGCCCCAGCTCTGCCgcactctcaccctctcttttgtCTGGGTTGAAAAATGGCCACCGTCAAACACACCCGTCAGTCCCACAGATAAATttatagaaagagagaaaacattcCAGGATTAGGCCGTAAACAGTTCCTGCCCAGCTCTGTTTAGTTCACTTTCAGTAGCATTGTGTGCTTAGTGGGCTCTGAGAACTAAACTGGCTTTATTAATGTTTTATTGACTTTGACGCCTAGTTTTACAGTCTGtaattgtgtgcatgtgtgctgcTGTATCTGCTACTGTATAAAAGAGCTGGAGTTTATTTGAAGGAAGGAAGTACCTTTGACAATCAGTGTTTCGCGCGAGAGTACTATTTGTCAAACAACCCCATTGATTTCATTGAGTGTTAATTCGAAGGGGTGGCGAATTGGGTTGGTCCTGTATCTAaactcctccccccccccccccccccccccaatccaggACTATGATTGGCTCCTCCCCCGAGCTGGTCTCCCTGGAGACGCCAGCCAACATTATGAAGCTGCTGTCCGAGAACATTTCCTCCAACCACCCCCAGGAGGCGCTGGAGCTGAACAGCAAGCTGtcacccctctgtcccccctctgttCTCCAaaaccctctccctctcacccccagTGCCGACACCTACGACAAGCAGGTCATCAACAACATCTTCGACTCCTTGCTCTCCCAGAAGTGGCCCACAGAGACAGCCTTCCCTGAGGCCACCACTGAGGTAAGCTTACAGCACCAAGAAGAGTAGCCATCTTGTTTTTTTGTCTAAATCACAACTGGTGTTGACCTTTGTACATTTTCATCTCTGGCAATGTCTCATCTTCCCCTTCACTTCTAGttaccctccctccatctctctctttctttttgtcCTTTTCATATTCCCTCTTCTCACATTTTGTCTTGTGTCGCCCTGAAGCAGACTCTACCCTACAGCGATCCCTTTGCCGAGCAGCACAGCCCAGTTTACTCTGACTCTTACAGCAAATCCCCTCCAGAGAGATACAGGTAGCTATTTGCCCCCCGAGAATCAGATCAAATTATGACACCTGTGTGATGACTTCAAAGTCATCACGTCCGCTTGAACACTGAACTATTGTACGCCCAGTATCGCTAATACTTATTAGGCTAAAGataatgaatataattgagctttGTGTAAATTATAAAGCAATGGGGGGGGGGTAAAATTCCAATAGCAAAGCATAATGCTGTGCACTAACATTCTTCTCTGTTCTTTTCTGTCTCCAGGAACACTTTCCAGTTCATTCTGGGAGCCCCTCAAGCCATCCAGCACAAGTCGTCCGAGCTGCCCATGGTTTACCTCAACAAGGGCCAGTTCTACCCCATCTCCCTTCAGGGGGTGGACAGCTCAGCCAGTCTGATccccaacaaagtcaaggtgaGTCGAGCTTTGATGACATCACCCAGGAACATTTCCTCTATCCATAGGATGTTCTGTCTGACACAACCCCAGTGAAAGTATGTTCCTTAGGAATCtcctgagaaaaaaatatatatatctaggTTCAACATTGTTGACTGTCTGAAGCAAGTCATGGTGAATTGGGGTGGGAaacctttttctctctttctgtgatgGGTGATTTCGGGTTTGGAGTTCCGCCAGGCACAGTACTCAGGCCATTGCATATTTCGTCTGGCGGGGCCAAACCCAATGCATGTCAGCCAGTTAGTCAGGCCCTGAGTTCTTTGTGACTAAGTCAGAaggagaacagggggagaggTGTGGTGCCAACGGCCTGGGTGACAACCCTCTCTTTTGTCAAGTAAAAAGAGAGCACACACAAGCCCTGCTAATAGTTGGTGACAATACCAGGAGAGAATTGAGGATTTAGAATTATGATAACAGGGCCTGATGTCTGAATGAAACGTGCCCAGTTGTGCCTTTCTCAAAGTCGACGACGCACCAACAAAGACGTATAACCTATACAAAATGTACCTTGTCTgatggctctcgctctctctctttctctctttccctattttctcttctttctctctctcttttgtttgtGGCTCTCTTTCTCCAGACGGTGGTCATGGCGGTGTTTGAGAACGACAAGAGCGCAGAGATTCAGCTGAGGTGCTGGAATCACTGGCACGCACGGCAGCCGACCGTTAAGCAGAGAGTCATTGACATCGGTATGGCACCGCATCTTTGACCGTCtgtctacacacaaacacatgtatagCATAGAAACAGACAGTTACAAGGCTTTCCCCGTTGTCTTCTCTGAAGAATGTCATGGATAAATGCCATAGGTCAACATCTACAACAACAAATGCCACTGACTggaagattattattttttttatcagttgttgtttttgttgttgctttttgTAAGCCTGTATCTATTCTGAGCAGATAACCACTTCAATGAAAGACAATAACAATTCCAATGGTTCCAGAAATTTCTCTGAACTAAATCAATATCTTTCTATTTATCTTCTAGCTGACTACAAAGAGGTATTCAGTGGCATCAGCCACGTGGAAGAGGTGGCCTTCAACGCTTTGTCCTTCATCTGGAACCCCAATGAGGAAGCTAAGGTAAAAGCAGCGAGGAAACTGGAGCAACAGTGGAAAACACGcacactgacactcacacagATGATGTCGTAACGCTTGGCGCACCCCTATTATGTACCTAGCCACGCTACCCATTGAGCTGAAATGGGGCGATGAAGGAGCGCTGAGGGTTGGGAGGGGAGGAATCCCTGGCATGCGGCTGCCCCGGTGCAAGTGAAGAGCGTCACGTCGAGAGCGCTTACTGCTCACTGCCCCCCAGGGCATAAGGGTTGGGCAATAAAACTCACtgcaggtgagggagagagaatgagaatgagaaagagaagggaaaggACGGGTTggaaggaatgagagagaaaaactCCTTTTAATTTTAATAAACACGGAAGGCACTTGTTGTCACAACCATCCCTTTCCACTCCTGGCCCCTCACAATAGTATGTTCAAATCAATGCCTCTCATATCCTAAAACCTTACCAAGACCCAACCAGTGTGGAAACATTCTAGACTTTTCTGCTATACTGTACCTCTGTACATTTGTCCACATTGGAGGGGGTTTACAATCCAAAAAGGTGTCATTACACCATGTGTCCATAGACTTCTAGTGTTTGTTTTGTAAAACAAATGTGAATTGTGTcaagatatctactgcagccctcatcctccacatacaacacccattctgccagtcacattctgttaaaggtccccaaagcacacacatccctgggtcgctccttcactgcagctagcgactggaatgagctgcaacaaacactcaaactggacagttttatcttaatctcttaattcaaagactcaatcatggacactcttactgacagttgtggctgctttgtgtgacatattgttgtctctaacttcttgccctttgtgctgttgtttcgtgcccaataatgtttgtaccatgttttgtgctgctaccatgttgtgttgctaccatgctgtgttgtcatgtgtcgctgccttgctatgttgtctcttgtcgtgatgtgtgttttgtcctatattttatttattttatttttaatcccagcccccgtccccacagatggctttttgccttttggtaggccgttactgtaaataagaatttgttcttaattgacttgcttagttaaatgaaggttaaatttaACCGATTTTTAAGGTTCCAATTGCTGTGCAAGGacctttaaccttttactgcagtaggctaaatcagggtcacacagagtgtttcttggtagtcttaaacaaatctacagtGAAACAAAATATACACCtctcacacatggttatgggcctACAAAAAAGAAGAcaactgtaccatgtcagatataatgttgaaatgtattcaatgttgagtttgcatcccaatattacactttacacACATcagagaagactgaaatatagcaAAACCGTTTGACATCGATACACCGTATTTTCTGCGGcttttaaaaaataatgttaattCATTATGAATAACAtttcacccatgaggccactaggtcatttgacgaCAGGAAAGTGCTACTGGCCAGCATAACTGTTCTAGAAAGTTCCAATTCAACTGTTGTCTGATATCCTGTGTaaccctcttcttctctctcctccaggtgTACATTGGCATTAACTCTCTGAGCACAGACTTCTCCTCTCAGAAGGGAGTGAAGGGGCTTCCTCTCAACCTCCAGATCGACACATATGACTTCAGCAGCGGCACCAACCGCCTCATCCACAGAGCAGCCTGCCAGGTCAAAATCTTCTGCGATAAGGTCAGTGAAGATCTCTATCCACTGTGCTAGCTATGCTCATCCATGACATAAAAatagtttttgttttttgttgttgtttgtttttaaaGAAATGCACCTGTTGTACGGCTGACTCATTTGTTAAATGAGGAGTAAAAGTGTCAGAGTGGAGCTTTGACCGTCTGTCTTTTTCCTCAGGGTGCAGAGAGGAAgatgagggatgaagagaggaaaaGGAGCAAGAGGAGGGTCAAGACAGTCATTGACTCAAGCAACAACAGTAAGTCTACCTCAGGCTCTTATTACTAATATAATGACAGCCTACGACATCCACCAACAAAATAATCCACCGATACATCATGTTGTGTGTCAGAACATGCAAATAAGGAATTTAATTACAGTTTGGGTATCTTTCATCAGTTTGTTTTTATCGTGAAGCTTGGCCTTCCCAAGTCCAATTCAACTCCATTGCGTGATTGAAAATGTACTCTGACTAGATCAGCAGTGGAGCAAGACACCAACCCAAGCAAGAAATACATCCTGTATTTTAAGTCTGTGATTGTAATTTAACACCTCATGGGTTTCTAACAAAATTTAGAATTTTAGGTTTCAGCCCCATTTGTATGAATAGCATCCGACTCTTTCTTAAAGAGAATAACTAGTGGTGCATTACAATGTCATAGAGCCAGTTTCCGACACTCAGGTAAACCTTACTCATAGACTAAAGAGCACCCGGTAAACCAGTCCTTTATACCTTAGGCCAGTCTGTAACGCCAATTCTAAACcagtgttctcctctccctcctcagccAACAAGTCAGTAGTGTCCAGCTCAATGGGAAGTGGCAGCACCTTCTTCAAGACCCTGGAGGACCACGTCACCAACCCTGTCCTCTTCATCCCAGAGATGCACCTCTCCAACATGCAGCGCTGCAGCCTGGTAGGTTCCCTCCCCCCATCCACTCCCCCTttattttcctctcttctcttttctctctctctctctctctctctctctctctctctcattttctggGATTGAGGGATCTTGGAGTTCACCACCACAAGAGTGAGTTGAGTCATGTTCCCTGCTATCCCTGGACTGTAGCTCCAGGCTGACGGtgcacagaggggggggggggggggggggggggagggataGTGTGGGAAAAAAAATGTTGTGGGAAAAGTGGGttgggatgggagagtgaggagagacagacGCCGAGATCAGACGATCTAATTGGTGGGTCGTTCAGTTTCCTCGACTCGAAACTCGACTCAAGTGTGACTGACCCACGGATTAACCTGCGGGGGCttagacaaagacacacacacacacctggcacacacacacacacacacacacaagtccccCTTTTCAGTGTTGTTGACACAAGCCAGTGGAGGTGGTAAGGGCTGCTGTCCTGACAGGCCTTTAGTTCCCACAGTCTGGGCTTTAGAGAGTGGGGAAGGAGAGTGTGTATGTGCTCAGTATGTCTAGTAAGGTCTGCATGCCAGTCCCTTTCCAGCCCTTTCCAGTATTATTTCCCTAGTGTTAATGAACACACACTTATTAGACAGTACGTAGATTATATACATCTTCACAGCTTTAAGAGAGGAAAGCAAGGTAGAGATGTGACCTAATTCAGGCTAAAGGTGGAGGGGGTACCTTGTAttttggaggtggggggggggggggggggggggttacaagAGTTGAGTATCGTAAATCATTCCATTGCTCAAAGAAAATGTCTTCGATAACTTTCTTAGGAAAAGGTCAGCTTCTTTAGAGGGGAGCGACATCATCATGACTCGTAAAAGAGTCTGGAAATGTTCTGTTCTATATAATATACAATGTGACTAGCTGACTGGTTGTGAGACAAACATCTCTGAACGTCAGACAAACGTCTTGTCTGGAACCTTTTATCTGTCTGCATCTGCATCACCATTCATGTGCGTATCGACAGATTCGTGACAATAACATTCATGCTCATGACTGTTACAACCATGCAATGACTGGGGATGGGAAATGAAGCAATAATATTCTACGGAGGAGTTGTACCTAATAGTTTTACATATCTCCTATTTCTCCGTGTAGGCACCCCCCACAACACTGGAGGAGGTTGAAAAGAGCTCACTGAAGAGACTTTACCCTAATCGACTGGAACAAAGCAATGGTAgcccaccaccaagcaagcaggcCAGATGCGAGGAGCAGCAGCGAGGTAAAGAAGAATTTCTGAATTGAAAATAATGTACTTCCTGTATTGAAATGGAATTGGCTCAAACCCAAACCTGTTGTACAGAGAATACATATAGTATGAGGCAATTAATAAGTGGTCAATATGCAAAACAAAGCCCTGCTGTGGTCCTTGTCTGGCACACACAACCTGAAGTATTCTGTTACCTTGCTTTTGCAGTGCTCCTGTACGTGAGAACCGAGTCAGAGGAAGTGTTCGATGCTCTCATGCTCAGCAGCCCAACCCTGAAAGGCCTAAGACAAGCGGTAGGTAGTACACTCATGATACTTGTTCCTTCCTTACCCAACCTTGTTGTCATCCTCCAAGCATCTCATCCAGCAACCAGGAGAAGATACCGTGGGAGTTGACCGTGACACTCATCTTTCGTTTGTTCCTTTCTCAGATTTCTGAAAAGTACGCCATGCAACAGGACACCATTGGGAACATCTACAAGAAATGCAAAAGAGGGTAAGTTACTTTTTAAACCAAGGCCCTGCATTGATCTGTGTcttcttttgggggggggggttacatcaGGAGGAATAAGTGTTAGCATTAGCTATGCTACATAATTACCAATAGTATTAGCATGTAACAATAGCAAGATACAGTAAGTTGAAGGGACATTTTTCGGATTtgattaaaggaaaactccacccaaaaagaATTAGTCTATTGTTGACATAGTTCCAAAAAGTTTTACTTGCCAGCAATCATGTTTTCAAgatgcactatatatacaaaagtatgtggacgccccttcaaattagtggatttggctttttcagccacacctgttgctgacaggtgtataaaatcgagcacacagccatgcaatctccatagacaaatattggcagtaaaatggccttactgaagagctcagtaactttcaatgtggcaccgtcataggatgccacatttccaacaagtcagttaatcaaatttctgccctgctagagcttcctcggtcaactgtaagtgctgttattgggaagtgtaaacgtctaagagcaacaacgttTCAGCCGCGAATTGGTAGGCCGCACAAGCTCACAgtacgggactgccgagtgctgaagaacgtaaaaattgcctgtcctcggttgcaacacctCAGTACCGAGTTcccaactgcctctggaagcgacatcggcacaagaactgttcttcgggagcttcatgaaatgggtttccatggccgagcagcctaagatcaccatgcgtaatgccaCGCGTT contains:
- the grhl3 gene encoding grainyhead-like protein 3 homolog isoform X2 codes for the protein MTKEIETLGLVLQNESFNYQRYNNYIMDSWAYTDSLLAYDQCKTPKEQKMVACSRGSSMYKPSERTMIGSSPELVSLETPANIMKLLSENISSNHPQEALELNSKLSPLCPPSVLQNPLPLTPSADTYDKQVINNIFDSLLSQKWPTETAFPEATTETLPYSDPFAEQHSPVYSDSYSKSPPERYRNTFQFILGAPQAIQHKSSELPMVYLNKGQFYPISLQGVDSSASLIPNKVKTVVMAVFENDKSAEIQLRCWNHWHARQPTVKQRVIDIADYKEVFSGISHVEEVAFNALSFIWNPNEEAKVYIGINSLSTDFSSQKGVKGLPLNLQIDTYDFSSGTNRLIHRAACQVKIFCDKGAERKMRDEERKRSKRRVKTVIDSSNNTNKSVVSSSMGSGSTFFKTLEDHVTNPVLFIPEMHLSNMQRCSLAPPTTLEEVEKSSLKRLYPNRLEQSNGSPPPSKQARCEEQQRVLLYVRTESEEVFDALMLSSPTLKGLRQAISEKYAMQQDTIGNIYKKCKRGIFVNMDDNIIEHYSNHSAFLIEISEIMCGQFQVTLMEL
- the grhl3 gene encoding grainyhead-like protein 3 homolog isoform X1 is translated as MTKEIETLGLVLQNESFNYQRYNNYIMDSWAYTDSLLAYDQCKTPKEQKMVACSRGSSMYKPSERTMIGSSPELVSLETPANIMKLLSENISSNHPQEALELNSKLSPLCPPSVLQNPLPLTPSADTYDKQVINNIFDSLLSQKWPTETAFPEATTEQTLPYSDPFAEQHSPVYSDSYSKSPPERYRNTFQFILGAPQAIQHKSSELPMVYLNKGQFYPISLQGVDSSASLIPNKVKTVVMAVFENDKSAEIQLRCWNHWHARQPTVKQRVIDIADYKEVFSGISHVEEVAFNALSFIWNPNEEAKVYIGINSLSTDFSSQKGVKGLPLNLQIDTYDFSSGTNRLIHRAACQVKIFCDKGAERKMRDEERKRSKRRVKTVIDSSNNTNKSVVSSSMGSGSTFFKTLEDHVTNPVLFIPEMHLSNMQRCSLAPPTTLEEVEKSSLKRLYPNRLEQSNGSPPPSKQARCEEQQRVLLYVRTESEEVFDALMLSSPTLKGLRQAISEKYAMQQDTIGNIYKKCKRGIFVNMDDNIIEHYSNHSAFLIEISEIMCGQFQVTLMEL